gtccacattgccggcagtaagtcggacacgtttcccgtgagggttggactccgccaaggctgtcctttgtcaccgattctgttcataacttttatggacagaatttctaggcgcagtcaaggtgttgaggagttccggtttggtaaccgcgggattaggtctctgctttttgcagatgatgtggtcctgatggctccatctgaccgggatcttcagctctcgctggatcggttcgcagccgagtgtgaagcgaccggaatgagaatcagcacctccaagtccgagtccatggttctctcccggaaaagggtggagtgccatctccgggttgggaaggagaccctgccccaagtggaggagttcaagtacctaggagtcttgttcacgagtgagggaagagtggatcgtgagatcgacaggcggatcggtgcggcgtcttcagtaatgcggacgttgtatcgatccgttgtggtgaagaaggagctgagccggaaggcaaagctctcaatttaccggtcgatctatgttcccatcctcacctatggtcatgagctttgggtcatgaccgaaaggataagatcacgggtacaagcggcccaaatgagtttcctccgccgtgtggcggggctctcccttagagatagggtgagaagctctgccatctgggaggaactcaaagtaaagtcgctgctccttcacatcgagaggagccagatgaggtggttcgggcatctggtcaggatgccacccgaacgcctccctagggaggtgtttagggcacgtccaaccggtaggaggccacggggaagacccaggacacgttgggaagactatgtctcccggctggcctgggaacgcctcgggatcccccgggaagagctggacgaagtggctggggagagggaagtctgggcttccctgcttaggctgttgcccccgcgactcgacctcggagaagcggaagaagatggatggatggatagatggatattctatggtaatgtgttaataatttcacacataagtcgctccagagtatatgtcgcacccccggccaaactatgaaaaaaactgcgacttttagtccgaaaaattcggtaacaaaaacagaataaatTATATCTCATGTGCGCTTTGAAATGGCGTCTtcaagtaaaatctttaccgcagattgaacatgaaaaaggttttcctCCAGTGTTTATTCTCGTGTGTCTTTTCCTactcagcggcctagtggttagagtgtccgccctgagatgggtaggttgggagttcaaaccccggccgagtcataccaaagactataaaaaaacgaGACCCatgacttccctgcttggcactcagcatcaagggttggaattgggggttaaaggggaacattatcagcagacctatgtaagcctcaatatataccttgatgttgcagaaaaaggacgatatatatttttttaactgatttccgaactctaaataggtgaattttggcgaattaaacgcctttcgatttatcgctcttggagcgatgacgtcagaacgtgacgtcacctagatagtcaacgccattttctccacaacattacacacaccaagtcaaatcagctctgttattttccgtttttgcgactgttttccggtaccttggagacatcatgcctcatcggtgtgttgtcagagggtgtaacaacacgatcagggatggattcaagttgatttacgtagaatgtgcatcgattagcacagcatgctaatcgatgctaacatgctatttaggctagctgttagctgtatgtacatattgcgtcgttatgcctcttttgtagctatatttgcacctagcctaccctccacccacatttaatgccaaacaaacacttaccaatcgacggatttaagttgctccagtgtcaagagatgcaaaagtcccttgtttggtttttaccggcgatgctacgacagagatggcacagagatgacaagaatgtctggaaaTCCTGCGACacacaaagcagatgcattcccaatgataaagtcaacgaaatcacaaaggtgagtgttgttgatatattgacttttgtgctaatcagacatatttggtcgcggcatgactgccagctaatcgatgctagcatactatttaggctagctgtatgtacattggtAGTTGTAtttgcgtttccttccacccatatttaatgcgaaacaaacaccaatcgaccgatttaagttgatccagtgtcaatgcgaaagtcctgatcggttggtctgcacattttaccggcgatgctaacgcagacatgcatggccgaatagcgtcaatagctattcgctcaatagcttcggtttctttttcaatttcgttttcgcaatctgcctccatactccaaccatctgtttcaatacatgcgtaatctgttgaatcgcttaagccgctgaaatacgagtctgaatccgagctaatgtcgctctaTCTAGCTGTTCTATCGACCATTTGTTTGTATCGGATTCGCTATGTGacttcacagggaaatggacagtggcttcgcaaatagcgaaaatcaagaactttaaagctttttttagggatattccgggacgggtacaattttgaaaaaaactttgaaaaataaaataagccactgggaactgattatttgttttaacccttctgaaattgtgataatgttcccctttaaatcactataaatgattcccgggcgcggtaccgctgctgcccactgctcccctcacttcccagggattgatcaaggggatgggtcaaatgctgaggacaaatttcaccacacctagtgtgtgtgtgaccatcattggtactttaactttgacttaatATTGCAACGGTTactaaaagttttgtgagagtgagaagatgtgaagtgagtgttgtcagtgtgacatgtcttatcatctttagagtcttcatcatcagtgtcaggagagtgtgacgttgtgtcctcactatctgatagtggagctaagagcttgtctgcttgtgatcctccacagtggtctccatcagcttctgctaaactgctgcttggaggctccgcctctctcttctccacacactcacctttgacctcatcatcttcactcttcacactgACGAGGTGTCTCTTCTCTTCCTTTATGAAGTGGGGGGACAGCCGCTGTTTTTCCTCCACTTTAAAGtaggggggctgtggctcctcttcttTCACGTGGAGGTACTGTGACTTCTTCTGCGCCATACTGGAGGACCCCTCCTGCTGCTCAGGTGGGCGATATTTTTCACAgacatctgcaggacacaagaagacaaacacatgcTGGGATGGAAATAGACAAGATTTTACCAATTCAGATTTCATTTTCGAGTCTGCTTTACGATTGGGTTATTTGTGGACTCACTTTTGCTTTCACATTCAgtaaaaaggagaagaaacaggtcgattagtatcaactttgactagttgagaagtaacatgagcgtacaaagccaacagtgaggtcttaaaagGCACAGATTTTACGGGTCCCCCATGGGGGGCCAGAGGGCCCTAAGGTAAATATTGTGCTTtgaaaatatctataaaataaaaatatttttggcaagaaattaacaaaatactacacgttattttgtggcaattacaaaagaatgtccagtataattctcagggcattcaatcaatcacaacaggactgttaaactgaacatatatatatatatatatatatatatatatatatatatatatatatatatatatacacacatactccgccttccacccaattgtagctgagataggctccagataAGCGTTAGTAAAtgggtaaatggatggatatatatacatatacacatgcatatatagagtcgcgatcaaaagtttacatacacttgtaaagaacataatgtcatggctgtcttgagtttccaatcatttctacaactcttatgtgtttgtgatgtagtgattggagcacatacttgttgctcactaaaaacattcatgaagtttgcttcttttatgaatttattatgggtctaatgtgctgggtcaaaagtgtacatacagcaatgttaatatttgcttacatgtcccttggcaagtttcactgcaataaggcgcctttggtagtcatccacaagcttctgcttgaatttttgaccactcctcttgacaaaattggcgcagttcagccaaatgtgttggttttctgacataaacttgtttcttcagcattgtccacacgactttgggaaggccattctaaaaccttaattctagcatgATTTAGATATTCCTtgacacttttgacgtgtgtttggggtcattgtcctgttggaacacccaactgcgcccaagacccaacctccgggctgatgattttagcttgtcctgaagaatttggaggtaatccttctttttcattatctcatttaaagcaccagttccattggcagcaaaacggacccagagcataatacaaccaccaccatgcttgaaggtaggtgtggtgttcctgggattaaagatctctctttttctcctccaaacatattcctgggtattgtggccaaacagctccatttttattttatctgaccacagaactttcctccagaaggtcttatctttgtccttgtgatgtcagatggaacaaaaattgagctgtttgtcatgtatataatgtaatgCATTGTGGCCAATCAACTGAGAACAGTACAATActacctttgaaaagtaccgcttcCGCTCTTTCATCTGactgcatacaagcaataacatcttgaagaggaagaaaggcaaaaaactacaattctactggttaataataagggtgtgaagtacaatatggacttcaaaactttttttttttccccttggcctcagtctgcacccccactccagggcctaggctaagaccgatttttaaattttattttaatcttctatttttttcttccccccacccccttctttacctgtatgtcatcttttttgtaaggggcgctggaagccggcagacccgtcagcgatcctgttctgtctccctgtaatgtttgtctgatcttgaatgggattgtgctgaaaattgtaattttcctgaaggaactctcctgacggaataaataaagtactatctatctatctaacaataaaggtgacgctttaagCAGGGATGCACCGGGTTGCAAGTTCTGTTTTACACCTTCCCTGCTCgtcggctcccagaccgtagtcgaggagagcAGGGGAGACCTTTCACTTCGGAATGATGAGGCCATCAATTAGTTACAACTTGctcactttatttataatttccacAGGGCAACACCGGACATCCAACATGCTATTGACAGTCCTGCACATGCTAGCACTAcctctcctaacttgcccactcacttactCGTCACGTACCCCACATACTGCCATTCTTAGAGGAGCACACACCGAATGCTACTATCACAAcagctgctttaaaggggaacattatcgccagacctacgtaagcgtcaatatataccttgatgttgcagaaaaaagaccatatgtttttttaaccgatttccgaactctaaaagggtgaatatggcgatgtaaacgccttttcaattgttcgctgttggagcgatgacgtcacaacgtgactttAAAACGTaaagcaatctgccattttctcatacacattacacgcaacaagtcaaatcagctctgttattttccgttttttcgactgttttcactACCTTGGAGACAatatgcctcgtcagtgtgttgtccgagggtgtaacaacactcacagggacggtttcaagttgcaccagtggccaaaagatacgaaagtggcaagaaattggacgcacattttaccgacgacagcaatgctacgacagagatggcaagaatttgtggatatcctgcgacactcaaagcagatgcatttccaacgataaagtcagagAATGTTGTGTCACATGTGGTTTGCATCTTCCTCCGCTGCGGTTCCACCCAGAGGGCCCGCTGACAGCGCAGCCGGACacgctcatcaagcggaccgcgcccactctccgccgcagctggccgcagtccacacctgtgactgacgacgtgagctgcttaaaagaccagtggacccaggaatcctggcgggaacttagttctctgttgaagtacaaactctccgtcacctgcaaagtgagctgtgcgtctcactcttctCCGGATCTCCTTCGTCCTCAGATTGCTTCCTTcgtccctcgactcctcgcttccttccacggactaccctgcctgtctttgcccttattggactgcatcgcgtctctcaacacgcacctccaacactttggtaagacgCTCCAGTTAATctatacacacatagtcttacaacacactcttgggttttttgacacacacatcattctctagtttattagtattgttattattattattattatattttgtattatatatatatatactataatatatatatatatttttttactttgtataagaataaatctttggacattaatGCCATCTGGTGTCCGTCCGTCACGtctttagtaaaccataacagagaaatcacaacggtgagttttgttgatgttattgacttatgtgctaatcagacatatttggtcacagcatgactgcaagctaatcgatgctaacatgctatttaggctagctgtatgtacatattgcatcattatgcctcatttgtagcgatattttcatccagcccttccctccacccacatttaacgccaaacaaacacttaccaatcgacggatttaagttgcaccagtggtcaaaagatgcaatagtTGGTTAggtggcgatcgccgaattcgtcctcgttgccgctgtctgtcgtgatatgattaaatagcttcagtttattcttcaatttctcttttgctatctgcctccacactccaaccatccgtttcaatacatgaatCGCTTAcgtcgctgaaatcagagtctgaatcagagctactacgctatacttttctgtgctatccgccatatttgtttttgttggctTCACGAAGTGGCGTCACAGGACAATAGGCGGGtggctataacgacggttaaaatcaggcactttgaagtcgttttttgggatattgcgtgatgggtaaaattttgagtaaaacttcgaaaaataaaataagcaactagaaactgatttttattggttttaacccttctgaaattgggataatgttcccctttaaaacatgcCTCCCCAAATGCTGCGATGAATGTTAGCACCTTTGTTTCAAACTGAagtcaacatttaaataatgaacaatcagatctgcacaaggagttataaagagtgacGTGTAATAATGTCATTGTTACACCAGTCCTGCTGTTTGGTCCGGTGAAGACTGCTCTCATATGAAACTTATCTTAACTACATAATGTCAGTTATTTGAAGTAACACACAAATTAAtaacattgattaaaaaataattccgttagcagggctcgaatttaaccaaGGCAACCGTGACAAAAGCTGCGACTGCCCTTGTGActtgccgtaatgccctaaaaaattgaccaacatcgacgacaagaacatgccgtgaccgccatTGACTTTCTAGTTCAGGAGTTAATTCGGCAGTATTTCCAACTAGGACTttcccccatgtccctttaggtgTGTTGTGGAAAAATGTGAATGCCTGCCGAAAACGTATTTCCTTCGCTGAAGCTGCAGTTTTGGCTTGGTCTGTCCACAGCGGATTACTAGGTGTAAGATAAACACTTTCTCTTCCTGGTTATTGTGTCGCTACGTGTTTGACATTATTTAAGACTTTATCGTGCCCGGAAAAGGACAGTTTGTCTCTTCTGTGGTATTGATGAGATTTAAAGGAGTGTTGTTAGTCCCATGTTGATGTGATAAAACCTCTTTCTCGTTTGGAAGATACACACAGCTGTAACTGTTATTTCTTCCTGCACATGATAAATATGTACAACAGGTTTGGATGTCTAAATTTATGTAAAATTGtcattaaatgtaatattgcctgacaaaaagtgatttgacgtaatattttgatatttacacatcgcatatttacaGAAGCGTATTTTACTATAATACCCTTATGACCATtccatatatcaaaatcaagtacctactgtactgtttacttgtttaaattccctgttagagcaaatatctacccaaatggacactttgttgttgacaaaaatgtattttaagtaacattttcatATTGACATATCTTATCTCTGCATAttctactagaatacccttatgggccTTACACATAtgtaaatcaagtacctactgtactgttgtttaaataccctttttagagctaaaaactacccaAATTGCCattttgctgctgccaaaaattgattccagataatattaacaataataacaaaattgtcagaataattgtacatTAGTTAtaacacaactttgtgttccattgagttcaggtcccctgctagaagacaaaaactgtatttcatcttatcaaacaaaaggcttgtaaaactccactatctgcgatgggatgcaacatggaggtgtcggtttctttgatctattgacagccacaggaagaccttgtcCTGACCCGAGATCCACGAAGCGGAGAGGGAGCAGACCTGACGCAATTCCAggtaccttttctttgaactgtttataaCTGAGTGCAAAAGCTGTGTACGgcccccctccctttagaaacagctgcagctatgtaatcagaaaaggccTTAAATAAGAGAGGacgcgtggaactccctcgtcagagcgtggtgggaaactgtacaaagttgcagcccagacgtttctcctcatgagttaAATTGAAACCGGTCTCTTTTTcatttctttgcttcttgtcttttcTAAGAGAtgccatcggtgtttgaacctgataaaAATATCAAAGCATTACTCTAAAACACAACattatacattctgaaaatgtaaacgatagcaagaatatacctacatatttcagaaaatttcactagcaaacactttgttttaaaggtttttactgccttttttttagccctttaagacacctgtgagttagggctatataaataaacattgattgatactgtacaaAAATTCTAAATAACTGAAGAAAAATCACTGATAAACACtggaaaactgtcactgaacgtcttagtgtgatgtcattgTGTTACAGACAAATGGAacacagtttccacatggtgaggacattgatggtcaGACTCACTGTCTTACGGATCACCTCAACTTCTGCCTAGACGTGACCTGCCCTGCCaagactgttcggtgctaccctaataacacaccctgggtaacacaggaggttcaagctgtgctcaacaagaagaaagctgccttcaggagtggagacagggaggcaatgagagcagcacagcgggagaaGAAAGGACATGTGAGGAAGACTAAGGACagatagccagggactgcagatggaaattagctatataGCTATAATCTggaacagaacatatctgtctttgagcttaatgtttctgtgcattgtcccttcaaataaagactaaactaagctacaggaagaaggtggagcagaacaacatgagggaggtctagTAAGGTGTGAAAAccctcacaggccacaagacaaagaccagagcagtaggGGGGACAATTGAGATGAagaacttcttcaaccggttcaACCAGCACGTGTCCTCCCCAACCCCCACTCCTCATCGCAGCCGCCCCCTCTtcttctcccccccagccatggttgcaaccccTTACTCTTCCACCTCCACCAGACAATAGATGGGTTTCCGCTAGCGGCGATTACCCATAATCCTTCGAGTCAGCCGCCATCTTgtgcaacaaaactttgtttactcgtctgcggcagttttctaaatatatttccacACTTTTGCAGCAACAATAACGTCCACTTCAGGAAATTTGAAAGAAGTCGTAAAAGTTCCCCACAGACAGACGGTAGATGCAAAGCCAGGTATTTACAGAAATGGAAGGATATTGGCGATAAAGATCCGTATGAGATGGGAAAGCACGAATGGACTACGGACTTGAAATGTTATCCGGATATAAGTTACGCCGACATCGTCAACTATTTGGTGAACAATGTTAGTGCCTACACTCTGGATGAGCTCAAGGGCTACAAGTCACTCGAAGCGTACAATTActttgtgtgtggatgggtacagGAAATGAAACTGGCTACAAAGGAAGATAAATGTGTGCACATCGCTGGTGTTCGTCACTCTCAGAGATCAACTGATATGTGTTTGGTGCCATGGGTCATATCAGAGAAGACGGGTCGTGTTTTATCAGGACACTGTACATATATGGCAGGTATTGGCGAAATATGTTCACATGTTTCTGCATTGTTGTTTGCCATTGAAACGAGCGTCAAGATGCGGGACAACACGACAGTCACGCAGGAAAAATCTTACTGGCTACTTCCATCTGCAGTCAAGAAAGTTGGGTACAAGACCATACAGGACATTAACTTCACATCCGCCAAGACAATGAAGAGAAAGCTAGACAAGGCAATCGTATCTGGAGATACACCGGCACCATTAAAACAGAGGAAACTACCGGAGGTACAGAAGGGGACACAAGATGAACTGTCAGACTTGTATAGAGAATTAAAATCCAAACGAAAAATTAAGCCTGTTTTACTTTCTCTGATTCCAGGATATGCTGAAGACTATCGTCCAGAAGCACTTGATAAATAGTACCCAAAGGTATTTTCAGAACTATATGATTCTAACTATGCAACTGCATAGTTTAGGGTTACTTGATTTAATTCATTCAAATTTTAATAAAATCGTCCAAAAATAAGCAGCGATtgcctatattatatatagaagGGTATATTTGTGCAACAACGACGTCAGACGTCGAGCGTTATTAAGTACAAGCACAGGCACA
The DNA window shown above is from Nerophis ophidion isolate RoL-2023_Sa unplaced genomic scaffold, RoL_Noph_v1.0 HiC_scaffold_42, whole genome shotgun sequence and carries:
- the LOC133546768 gene encoding uncharacterized protein LOC133546768 isoform X2 → MCERTIEKYEEELCCVKMCERTIAEYKEELSRTKEENERLRQLLEAVFKKPQVVLHRTDVCEKYRPPEQQEGSSSMAQKKSQYLHVKEEEPQPPYFKVEEKQRLSPHFIKEEKRHLVSVKSEDDEVKASPVKTKQGTFASLDTGAT